In a single window of the Raphanus sativus cultivar WK10039 chromosome 9, ASM80110v3, whole genome shotgun sequence genome:
- the LOC108825473 gene encoding uncharacterized protein LOC108825473, with protein sequence MHSRFQNTAFAATTNSFNILGRSLQVQEAEAATDTTLRLDSLPSPLPNSKGTKRKWGSMFQEADPLLSLRLGHSSSSSDTKGSSPTASMTLSSPKEIEEASSMDLDLDFTLHLGNDKPASDRIPANLKMKGTTCDLELSLSGGGGGSCQSEITAVQQQQANQYPTLADMLRATNERSTSCGGGRPGFASSPALQALSSKETSSFLAHAPKKIIIPSAAPHVLDLSSSSTTTTTTPLSSGAFTSGLTQQLKPHHKSSSSSSKLCQVEGCQKGARGASGRCISHGGGRRCQKHGCHKGAEGRTVYCKAHGGGRRCDFLGCTKSAEGRTDFCIAHGGGRRCSHEDCTRAARGRSGLCIRHGGGKRCQRENCTKSAEGLSGLCISHGGGRRCQSSGCTKGAQGSTMFCKAHGGGKRCTHFGCTKGAEGSTPFCKGHGGGKRCAFGEGDPCSKSVHGGTNFCVAHGGGKRCAVPECTKSARGRTDFCVRHGGGKRCMSEGCGKSAQGSTDYCKAHGGGKRCAWGHPETEYAGQSSSGPCNSFARGKSGLCALHNSLVEDNRVHGGMTITSGSQEPRGSSSSEEEFSGSQDMNIDMMKARSADGSPETDIDLNEDEAGVGLAPEGRVHGGSLIMAMLAAKEGGSGSGSSNLPKRWM encoded by the coding sequence ATGCATTCCAGATTCCAAAACACTGCTTTTGCTGCTACCACCAATTCATTTAACATCTTGGGCCGTTCCCTTCAAGTCCAAGAAGCAGAGGCTGCCACTGATACTACTCTGCGTCTTGATTCCCTTCCCTCCCCACTACCTAACTCAAAGGGTACTAAAAGGAAATGGGGATCAATGTTTCAAGAAGCTGATCCTTTGCTTTCCTTGAGACTCGGTCACTCCTCAAGCTCTTCTGATACCAAAGGCAGCTCGCCAACTGCTTCCATGACTTTATCTTCTCCCAAAGAAATCGAGGAGGCCTCCTCCATGGATCTTGACCTCGACTTTACCCTCCATCTCGGCAACGATAAGCCGGCTAGCGACAGAATACCAGCCAACCTGAAAATGAAAGGGACAACATGTGATCTGGAGTTGAGTCTCTCTGGTGGAGGAGGAGGGTCTTGTCAATCTGAGATCACTGCGGTCCAGCAGCAGCAGGCGAACCAATATCCAACTCTTGCGGACATGTTACGTGCTACTAATGAACGATCCACATCATGTGGTGGCGGGAGACCAGGGTTTGCGTCATCACCTGCATTGCAAGCTTTATCAAGCAAAGAAACAAGCTCCTTCCTAGCTCATGCTCCTAAGAAGATAATCATTCCTTCTGCTGCTCCTCATGTTCTAGACCTGTCTTCAAGctcgacaacaacaacaacaacgccATTAAGCTCCGGTGCATTTACTTCCGGTTTAACTCAGCAGCTGAAGCCTCATCATAAGAGTTCTTCTTCTAGTTCCAAGTTGTGTCAAGTAGAAGGATGTCAGAAGGGGGCAAGAGGCGCGTCAGGCCGTTGCATTTCCCACGGTGGTGGACGTAGATGCCAGAAACATGGTTGCCACAAAGGAGCTGAAGGTCGAACTGTGTACTGTAAAGCCCATGGAGGTGGGCGTAGATGCGATTTTCTAGGATGCACCAAAAGCGCTGAAGGCCGTACTGACTTTTGTATAGCACATGGAGGTGGTCGAAGATGCAGCCATGAAGATTGCACACGAGCTGCTAGAGGAAGGTCAGGGCTCTGTATCAGGCATGGTGGAGGAAAGAGATGCCAAAGAGAGAACTGCACTAAAAGCGCTGAAGGGCTTTCGGGACTCTGCATCTCTCATGGAGGTGGTCGTCGATGCCAGTCTAGTGGATGCACGAAAGGAGCGCAAGGGAGCACTATGTTCTGCAAAGCACATGGTGGTGGTAAACGGTGCACACACTTTGGTTGCACGAAAGGCGCGGAAGGAAGCACGCCGTTCTGTAAAGGACATGGAGGAGGTAAACGATGTGCCTTTGGAGAAGGTGATCCCTGCTCCAAGAGTGTTCATGGAGGTACAAATTTCTGTGTGGCTCATGGAGGTGGTAAGAGATGTGCGGTTCCTGAATGCACAAAGAGCGCGAGAGGGAGGACTGATTTCTGTGTCAGGCACGGTGGAGGAAAGAGGTGCATGTCTGAAGGATGTGGGAAAAGCGCGCAAGGTAGCACTGACTATTGCAAGGCGCATGGAGGAGGGAAGCGTTGTGCGTGGGGTCATCCCGAGACCGAGTACGCGGGACAATCTTCTTCTGGTCCTTGTAACTCGTTTGCTCGAGGTAAGAGTGGTCTTTGTGCACTCCATAACAGTCTGGTTGAGGATAACCGGGTTCATGGAGGAATGACTATAACTTCTGGGAGCCAAGAACCGAGAGGAAGCAGCAGCAGCGAGGAAGAGTTTAGCGGTTCTCAAGACATGAACATCGACATGATGAAAGCGAGAAGTGCTGATGGATCTCCAGAGACTGATATTGATCTCAACGAGGATGAAGCAGGAGTGGGGTTGGCTCCAGAAGGAAGAGTCCATGGTGGAAGTTTGATAATGGCGATGTTGGCTGCTAAAGAGGGTGGCTCTGGCTCTGGCTCAAGCAACCTGCCTAAGAGGTGGATGTAA
- the LOC108825481 gene encoding reticulon-like protein B3, translated as MAQEHKHEESIMEKIAEKIHGHDDSSSSDSDDEKKESSIKTKIYRLFGREKPVHKVFGGGKPADIFLWRNKKVSGGVLGAATLSWILFEYLQYNLLTLFGHISILALAVLFLWSSATTFIHKTPPHIPEVHIPQEVVLQLASGLRIEINRGFSLLRNIALGRDLKKFLMVVAGLWVLSKVGSSCNFLTLIYIATVLLFTVPVLYEKYDDKVDAFGEKAMKEIKKQYAVLDEKVLSKVMSKIPRGAFIKKKD; from the exons ATGGCGCAAGAGCACAAACACGAGGAATCGATCATGGAGAAGATCGCGGAGAAGATCCACGGTCACGAcgactcttcttcttcagattcagATGACGAGAAGAAAGAGTCGTCTATCAAGACGAAGATCTACCGCCTCTTCGGAAGAGAAAAGCCTGTCCACAAGGTCTTCGGCGGCGGAAAAC CTGCTGACATATTCCTATGGAGGAACAAGAAGGTATCAGGAGGAGTGCTGGGTGCTGCAACACTCTCCTGGATCTTATTCGAGTATCTTCAATACAACCTCCTCACTCTCTTCGGCCACATCTCGATCCTCGCTCTCGCTGTGTTGTTCTTGTGGTCTAGTGCTACTACCTTCATTCACAA GACACCTCCTCATATCCCTGAAGTTCACATCCCCCAGGAAGTCGTTCTCCAGCTTGCCTCTGGACTAAGGATTGAGATCAATCGTGGTTTTTCTCTTCTTAGGAACATCGCATTAGGAAGAGATCTCAAGAAGTTCCTTATG GTTGTTGCTGGTTTGTGGGTTTTGTCCAAAGTTGGTAGCTCATGCAACTTCTTGACCTTGATCTATATCG CAACTGTTCTTCTCTTCACCGTTCCCGTGCTTTACGAAAAGTATGATGATAAAGTAGATGCCTTTGGCGAAAAGGCAATGAAGGAGATCAAGAAGCAATACGCTGTGCTCGATGAGAAGGTTTTGAGCAAGGTGATGAGCAAAATCCCCAGAGGAGCCTTCATCAAGAAGAAGGATTAG
- the LOC108825480 gene encoding serine/threonine-protein phosphatase PP1 isozyme 3 — protein sequence MEDSVVDDVIKRLLGAKNGKTTKQVQLTDDEIKHLCSTAKQIFLSQPNLLELEAPIKICGDTHGQFSDLLRLFEYGGYPPAANYLFLGDYVDRGKQSVETICLLLAYKIKYKENFFLLRGNHECASINRIYGFYDECKKRYSVKVWKVFTDCFNCLPVAALIDEKILCMHGGLSPELKHLDEIRNIARPIDIPDHGLLCDLLWSDPDKDIEGWGENDRGVSYTFGVDKVEEFLQKHDLDLICRAHQVVEDGYEFFANRQLVTIFSAPNYCGEFDNAGAMMSVDDSLTCSFQILKASEKKGNFGFGKNGRRGTPPRKGGGKG from the exons ATGGAAGATAGTGTGGTGGATGATGTGATAAAGAGGTTATTGGGTGCCAAAAACGGCAAGACGACGAAGCAGGTGCAGTTGACGGACGACGAGATCAAACACCTCTGCTCCACCGCCAAGCAAATCTTCCTCAGTCAACCTAATCTCCTCGAACTCGAGGCTCCCATCAAGATTTGTg gaGATACACATGGACAGTTCTCAGATCTCTTGAGGCTGTTTGAGTACGGTGGCTACCCACCTGCTGCGAACTATCTCTTCCTCGGGGACTACGTAGACCGTGGCAAGCAGAGCGTTGAGACCATATGCCTCCTCCTCGCCTACAAGATCAAATACAAAGAGAACTTCTTCCTCTTGCGTGGGAACCATGAGTGCGCTTCTATAAACCGTATCTACGGGTTCTACGACGAGTGCAAGAAGAGATATAGCGTTAAAGTGTGGAAGGTGTTCACCGACTGTTTTAACTGTCTCCCTGTTGCTGCTCTCATCGATGAGAAGATACTGTGTATGCACGGTGGGTTGTCCCCTGAGTTGAAGCATTTGGATGAGATCAGGAACATTGCTCGTCCTATCGATATTCCTGATCATGGGTTGTTGTGTGATCTGTTGTGGTCTGATCCGGACAAGGATATTGAAGGGTGGGGAGAGAATGACAGGGGGGTTTCTTATACCTTTGGGGTTGATAAGGTTGAGGAGTTTCTTCAAAAGCATGACCTTGACCTAATCTGCAGAGCTCATCAG GTTGTGGAAGATGGGTATGAGTTCTTTGCAAACAGGCAGCTAGTTACGATATTCTCGGCACCAAACTACTGTGGAGAGTTTGACAATGCAGGTGCGATGATGAGCGTGGATGATTCCTTGACATGCTCTTTTCAAATCCTTAAAGCTTCTGAAAAGAAAGGAAACTTCGGGTTTGGCAAGAATGGTAGGCGAGGAACCCCACCTCGCAAG gGTGGTGGAAAAGGTTGA